A single Lolium perenne isolate Kyuss_39 chromosome 6, Kyuss_2.0, whole genome shotgun sequence DNA region contains:
- the LOC127344949 gene encoding ubiquitin-conjugating enzyme E2 28 has product MASKRILKELKDLQRDPPTSCSAGPVAEDMFHWQATIMGPSDSPYSGGVFLVTIHFPPDYPFKPPKVAFKTKVFHPNVNSNGSICLDILKEQWSPALTISKVLLSICSLLTDPNPDDPLVPEIAHMYKADRAKYESTARSWTQKYAMG; this is encoded by the exons ATGGCTTCCAAGCGGATCTTGAAGGAGCTCAAGGATCTGCAGAGGGATCCCCCGACCTCCTGCAGCGCAG GGCCTGTGGCTGAAGATATGTTCCACTGGCAGGCAACGATCATGGGTCCATCAGACAGCCCTTACAGTGGTGGTGTCTTCTTGGTTACAATTCATTTTCCTCCGGATTACCCCTTCAAACCACCTAAG GTCGCTTTCAAAACAAAGGTGTTCCATCCAAACGTTAACAGCAATGGCAGTATCTGCCTTGATATCCTGAAGGAGCAGTGGAGTCCTGCATTGACTATTTCAAAG GTGCTCCTCTCAATCTGCTCCCTACTGACGGACCCAAACCCTGACGATCCATTGGTTCCGGAGATTGCTCACATGTACAAAGCTGATCGGGCAAAGTATGAGTCTACCGCAAGGAGCTGGACTCAGAAGTATGCAATGGGTTAA